One segment of Methylocella silvestris BL2 DNA contains the following:
- a CDS encoding (Fe-S)-binding protein gives MKVGLFVTCLADLFRPRTAFAALILLRRAGCDVETPRAQTCCGQPAFNSGDSADARKLAKNVIEAFEGFDYVVAPSGSCVGMLKHYPELFADDPAWRERAKNFAGRANELLSFLVDVCHYRPLGVELKALATYHDSCSGLRELKVEPQPRALLANVKGLSLVPLPDVQSCCGFGGTFCVKYPAISNAIVDEKARNIESTNADLLLGGDLGCLMNMAGKLHRRGSRVRAFHLAEIIAGMGDGPAIGEEP, from the coding sequence ATGAAGGTCGGGCTGTTCGTCACCTGTCTCGCCGATCTGTTTCGGCCGCGCACCGCCTTCGCCGCGCTGATCCTGCTGCGGCGGGCCGGCTGCGACGTCGAGACGCCGCGCGCGCAGACCTGCTGCGGACAGCCCGCCTTCAATTCCGGCGACAGCGCCGACGCGCGCAAGCTCGCCAAGAACGTGATCGAGGCCTTTGAAGGCTTCGACTATGTGGTGGCGCCCTCCGGCTCCTGCGTCGGAATGCTGAAGCACTATCCCGAATTATTTGCCGATGATCCGGCTTGGCGCGAGCGCGCCAAAAATTTCGCGGGGCGCGCTAACGAGCTGCTCAGCTTTCTCGTCGACGTCTGCCATTATCGGCCGCTGGGCGTGGAGCTCAAAGCGCTGGCCACCTATCACGACAGCTGCTCGGGGCTCCGCGAACTGAAAGTCGAGCCGCAGCCGCGCGCCCTTCTCGCCAATGTCAAGGGATTGAGCCTCGTCCCGCTCCCCGACGTGCAATCCTGCTGCGGCTTTGGCGGCACGTTCTGCGTCAAATATCCGGCCATCTCGAACGCCATCGTCGATGAAAAAGCGCGCAACATCGAATCGACCAACGCCGATCTGCTGCTTGGCGGCGATCTCGGCTGCCTCATGAACATGGCCGGGAAGCTGCACCGCCGCGGCTCGCGCGTGCGCGCGTTCCACCTCGCCGAAATCATCGCCGGAATGGGCGATGGACCGGCGATCGGCGAGGAGCCGTAA
- a CDS encoding lactate utilization protein B, with amino-acid sequence MSAAIDDAPATDAASGSFKQRVAAALANPDLKIAIDRTTRTARQKREAAVADWPGFARARDLGRRIKDHVIENLDHYLVEFERNAAASGAKVHYAATASEACDIVIDICRKAKGHTVTRSKSMLGEEIGLPHALDDAGLNRVETDLAEHIVQLAHDRPSHIIWPALHHKREDIAALFREHHHAPPNSDDVGAMVASARRELRPSFLGADIGISGANFLIAESGAVCTVTNEGNAELTTTIPRVHIVTAGIEKLVPGLSHAFALLRLLVRSATGSDITQYTTFHCGPKQPGDRDGPDEFHIVLVDNGRTRMIREGIKEMLRCLRCGACMNHCVVFNEIGGHAYGGVYPGPMGAAMTPVFDGLKASRDLPSACTLNGRCQEVCPVDIPLPAMLRGWREKSWADGLEPQTQRSFLGLWAFAAERPALYRFGTGLAVKALRLFGRGGWISSLPLASGWTRYRDFPKPAARTFWQEFDAQERKREN; translated from the coding sequence ATGTCCGCCGCCATCGACGACGCGCCTGCGACGGACGCCGCGTCGGGCTCGTTCAAGCAGCGGGTCGCCGCGGCTCTCGCCAACCCCGACCTCAAGATCGCCATCGACCGCACGACGCGGACCGCGCGGCAGAAACGCGAGGCCGCGGTCGCCGACTGGCCGGGTTTTGCGCGGGCGCGCGATCTCGGCCGGCGCATCAAGGATCATGTGATCGAAAACCTCGATCACTATCTCGTCGAATTCGAGCGCAACGCTGCCGCCTCGGGAGCGAAGGTGCATTATGCCGCGACCGCGAGCGAGGCCTGCGACATCGTCATCGATATCTGCCGCAAGGCCAAGGGCCACACCGTCACCCGCTCCAAATCCATGCTGGGCGAGGAAATCGGCCTGCCGCACGCTCTCGACGACGCCGGGCTCAACCGCGTCGAGACAGATCTTGCCGAACATATCGTGCAGCTCGCGCATGACCGGCCCTCGCACATCATCTGGCCGGCGCTGCATCACAAGCGCGAGGACATCGCGGCGCTTTTCCGCGAACATCACCATGCGCCGCCAAACAGCGACGACGTCGGCGCGATGGTCGCCAGCGCCCGGCGCGAATTGCGTCCAAGCTTCCTTGGCGCCGACATCGGCATCAGCGGCGCGAATTTTCTGATCGCCGAGTCCGGCGCCGTCTGCACCGTCACCAATGAAGGCAACGCCGAGCTGACGACGACGATCCCGCGCGTGCATATCGTCACGGCCGGGATCGAGAAGCTCGTGCCTGGCCTCTCGCACGCCTTCGCGCTGCTGCGGTTGCTGGTGCGCTCGGCGACGGGCTCCGACATCACGCAATACACGACCTTTCACTGCGGACCGAAGCAGCCGGGCGACCGCGACGGTCCGGACGAATTCCATATCGTGCTCGTCGACAATGGCCGCACGCGGATGATCCGCGAGGGCATCAAGGAGATGCTGCGCTGCCTGCGCTGCGGCGCCTGCATGAATCATTGCGTGGTCTTCAACGAGATCGGCGGCCACGCCTATGGCGGCGTCTATCCGGGCCCCATGGGCGCCGCAATGACGCCGGTCTTCGATGGGCTCAAGGCCTCGCGCGATCTGCCCAGCGCCTGCACGCTCAACGGTCGCTGCCAGGAGGTCTGCCCGGTCGACATCCCGCTGCCGGCCATGCTGCGCGGCTGGCGCGAGAAAAGCTGGGCAGACGGCCTCGAGCCGCAGACGCAGCGCAGCTTTCTCGGGCTTTGGGCCTTCGCCGCCGAACGTCCGGCGCTGTATCGGTTCGGGACCGGCCTCGCCGTCAAGGCGCTGCGGCTGTTCGGGCGCGGCGGCTGGATTTCCAGCCTGCCGCTGGCCTCGGGCTGGACGCGCTACCGCGACTTTCCAAAACCCGCCGCCCGAACCTTCTGGCAGGAGTTCGACGCGCAAGAGCGAAAGCGAGAGAATTGA
- a CDS encoding LutC/YkgG family protein — protein sequence MSVRDDILTAIRQSLGAPAKNPGAVSAEAEALAAESALSRPELPLADLVEAFAARLTSVKVVGASIDRIARIEDAPAAVARYCKTHGLGLAIALQPDPELAALDWSGFELHSQIGGDEAIAVAKARWAIAETGTFVFHSGPASPVLLSYLPMHHLCIIEADRILAHLEDYAIAEAGAKPPRNINFITGASGTSDIEGRLVRGAHGPAFLHGLIVDPRPSD from the coding sequence TTGAGCGTCCGCGACGATATTTTGACAGCGATCCGGCAGAGTCTCGGCGCGCCGGCGAAAAACCCCGGCGCGGTTTCAGCCGAGGCGGAGGCGCTTGCCGCGGAATCGGCGCTGAGCCGGCCGGAGCTGCCGCTGGCCGATCTCGTCGAGGCCTTCGCCGCCCGCCTGACCTCGGTCAAAGTCGTCGGAGCGAGCATTGACCGGATCGCCCGGATTGAAGACGCGCCCGCGGCCGTCGCCCGCTATTGCAAGACGCATGGGCTTGGCCTCGCCATCGCCTTGCAGCCAGACCCCGAGCTTGCGGCGCTCGACTGGAGCGGATTTGAGCTTCATTCCCAGATCGGCGGCGATGAAGCGATCGCGGTCGCCAAAGCGCGCTGGGCGATCGCCGAAACTGGAACCTTCGTGTTTCATTCGGGGCCGGCCTCCCCCGTGCTGCTGTCTTATCTGCCGATGCATCATCTGTGCATTATCGAAGCCGACCGCATCCTCGCTCATCTTGAGGATTACGCGATCGCTGAAGCGGGGGCCAAGCCGCCGCGCAACATCAATTTCATCACCGGCGCGAGCGGCACCTCCGACATCGAGGGACGGCTCGTTCGGGGCGCACATGGCCCGGCCTTCCTGCACGGCCTCATTGTCGATCCGCGGCCTTCCGATTGA
- a CDS encoding TetR/AcrR family transcriptional regulator, which translates to MPRGERRRDEIAAVAEAVFLDGGYADTTMQIVAARAGASKETLYRHFGCKAELFAEVVRRRSALISGGEDNLRGPPEQALLRFSLNFLEFLTRPDSVCLYRVVVAEAPREPELGRIFFDQGPGRLLLRLAAFLKSAAEAGELHCADPTLAARLFLGSVISYYQLSVLTGGRSFDKNDILAHAQGAVSLFMARYGAKSQ; encoded by the coding sequence GTGCCGCGCGGGGAGAGGAGGCGCGACGAGATCGCGGCCGTCGCAGAGGCGGTTTTCCTCGATGGCGGCTATGCCGATACGACGATGCAGATCGTCGCCGCGCGGGCCGGGGCCTCAAAGGAGACGCTTTACCGCCATTTTGGCTGCAAGGCGGAACTCTTCGCCGAAGTCGTGCGGCGGCGCTCCGCGCTGATCTCCGGCGGAGAGGATAATTTGCGCGGGCCCCCAGAGCAGGCGCTTCTACGTTTTTCTCTCAATTTCCTTGAGTTCCTGACGCGCCCGGATTCGGTGTGCCTTTATCGCGTCGTCGTCGCCGAGGCGCCGCGCGAGCCCGAACTCGGCCGCATCTTTTTCGATCAGGGTCCGGGCCGGCTGCTGCTGCGGCTCGCCGCCTTTCTGAAAAGCGCCGCGGAGGCGGGCGAACTCCACTGCGCCGATCCGACGCTCGCGGCGCGCCTGTTTCTTGGCTCCGTCATTTCCTACTATCAGCTCTCGGTGCTGACGGGCGGCCGCTCGTTCGACAAGAATGACATTCTGGCTCACGCCCAAGGCGCGGTGAGCCTGTTCATGGCGCGCTACGGCGCCAAATCGCAATGA
- a CDS encoding HlyD family secretion protein — protein sequence MDQRADHDDLGETAEKPQEPAGPHEDEARPQEAAEAAVEAEEASQEPVAPPKKKRSLLRIGLLIFAALIAGGGYLYLSTRDIQSTDDAFTDGRAVTIAPQVSGLVVSLDVTDNQFVRKGDAMIHIDPRRYLQDRDSAKGALEIARAQLEGLKLGVEIARKNFPAQLEQAKAQLASAQAAAAKADADYQRQKSLPKQATTQQEVDAATASLRQAQAQVMLAQAQLDAATPVPQRIGQADADVGRLTGQVEQAQAQLDQANLNLEWTVVRAPQDGWITKRNVEVGSYVTPGQSIFSIVSPDVWVTANFKETQLDRIRPGQEVDIEIDAYPQLKLKGHVDSIQLGTGSKFTAFPPENATGNFVKIVQRVPVKIVIDSGLDPALPLPLGVSAVPTVRLK from the coding sequence ATGGATCAACGCGCTGACCACGACGACCTTGGCGAAACGGCGGAAAAGCCGCAGGAGCCCGCGGGGCCGCACGAGGACGAAGCCCGACCACAGGAGGCGGCGGAGGCCGCCGTAGAGGCCGAAGAGGCTTCGCAAGAGCCCGTCGCGCCGCCGAAAAAGAAGCGCTCCCTGCTGCGCATCGGCCTTTTGATCTTTGCCGCGCTGATCGCCGGCGGCGGCTATCTTTACCTCTCGACGCGCGACATTCAGTCGACCGACGACGCCTTCACGGACGGCCGCGCGGTGACGATCGCGCCGCAGGTCTCCGGTCTCGTCGTCTCGCTCGACGTCACCGACAATCAATTCGTGCGCAAGGGCGATGCGATGATCCATATCGATCCGCGCCGCTATTTGCAGGATCGCGATTCGGCGAAGGGCGCGCTCGAAATCGCGCGCGCGCAGCTCGAGGGCTTAAAGCTCGGCGTCGAAATCGCGCGGAAAAACTTCCCGGCGCAGCTTGAGCAGGCGAAGGCGCAACTCGCATCCGCTCAGGCGGCGGCCGCGAAGGCCGACGCCGACTATCAGCGTCAGAAAAGCCTGCCGAAACAGGCGACCACGCAGCAAGAAGTCGATGCGGCGACGGCGTCGCTGCGTCAGGCGCAGGCGCAAGTAATGCTGGCGCAGGCGCAGCTTGACGCGGCGACGCCCGTGCCCCAGCGCATCGGCCAGGCCGACGCCGACGTCGGCCGGCTGACCGGCCAAGTCGAGCAGGCGCAGGCGCAGCTCGATCAGGCCAATCTGAACCTCGAGTGGACGGTGGTGCGGGCGCCGCAGGACGGCTGGATCACCAAACGCAATGTCGAGGTTGGCAGCTATGTCACGCCGGGCCAGTCGATCTTTTCGATCGTCTCGCCGGACGTCTGGGTGACCGCGAATTTCAAGGAAACGCAGCTCGACCGCATCCGGCCGGGGCAGGAGGTCGATATCGAGATCGACGCCTATCCCCAGCTGAAGCTGAAAGGCCACGTCGATAGCATCCAGCTTGGAACAGGATCGAAGTTCACCGCCTTCCCGCCCGAAAACGCGACCGGCAATTTCGTCAAGATCGTGCAGCGCGTGCCGGTCAAGATCGTCATCGACAGCGGGCTCGATCCCGCCCTGCCGCTGCCGCTCGGCGTCTCCGCCGTGCCCACGGTGCGGCTGAAATGA
- a CDS encoding DHA2 family efflux MFS transporter permease subunit, translating into MTAVDAHAGWRPSGNPWAIAVVVTLAAFMEILDTTIVNVALPHIAGSLSSSNDEATWALTSYLVANAIVLTISGWLSSVIGRKRYFMICIGMFTVCSFLCGIADSLPQLVFFRLLQGFFGGGLQPSQQAIILDTFPPEKRGAAFGVTAVATIVAPVLGPTLGGVITDTYNWRWIFFANIPVGIIAVFFVSILVEDPPWLQKLASKRIDIVGLGFIILGLGALQVMLDRGEDDDWFGSGFIQFMAVLAFIGIVGGIIWLKTAKNPIVNLDVFKDRNFAMGCVCISAVGGVLYAGAVVIPQFAQSVIHYTATWAGFILSPGGVAIIVLIPIIGMLMRFVQTRFIIAAGFFVMGSAFFYSSRLTPNIDFGTLVMMRAAQTMGLAFLFVPISTIAYITLPRRLNGDATALFSMFRNVFGSIGIALATAMITERGQVHQAQLSKWANPFHEPFNALIATYQQSLIAMGHAADAAHDIAVGMVYQSFRTQAQILAYSDVFLYTGVVAFCIVPFCFFLTGKKASRGAAGAAH; encoded by the coding sequence ATGACTGCGGTGGACGCGCATGCAGGGTGGCGGCCTTCGGGCAATCCCTGGGCGATCGCCGTCGTGGTCACGCTCGCGGCTTTCATGGAGATCCTCGACACGACGATCGTCAATGTCGCGCTGCCGCATATCGCCGGCAGCCTCTCTTCGAGCAATGACGAGGCAACCTGGGCGCTGACCTCCTATCTCGTCGCCAACGCCATTGTCCTGACGATCTCGGGCTGGCTCTCGTCGGTGATCGGCCGCAAGCGCTATTTCATGATCTGCATCGGCATGTTCACGGTGTGCTCTTTCCTGTGCGGCATCGCCGACAGCCTGCCGCAGCTCGTGTTCTTCCGCCTGCTGCAGGGATTTTTCGGCGGCGGCCTGCAGCCAAGCCAGCAAGCGATCATCCTCGACACCTTCCCTCCGGAAAAGCGCGGCGCGGCCTTCGGCGTCACGGCGGTCGCGACCATCGTCGCCCCGGTGCTGGGGCCGACGCTCGGCGGCGTCATCACCGACACCTACAATTGGCGGTGGATCTTCTTTGCGAATATTCCGGTTGGAATCATCGCCGTGTTTTTTGTCTCGATTCTGGTCGAGGATCCGCCCTGGCTGCAAAAGCTTGCGAGCAAGCGCATCGACATTGTCGGCCTCGGCTTCATCATTCTCGGTCTCGGCGCGCTTCAGGTCATGCTGGATCGCGGCGAGGATGACGACTGGTTCGGATCAGGCTTCATCCAGTTCATGGCCGTCCTCGCCTTCATCGGCATTGTCGGCGGAATCATCTGGCTGAAGACCGCCAAGAACCCCATCGTCAATCTTGACGTCTTCAAGGACCGCAATTTCGCGATGGGCTGCGTCTGCATCTCCGCCGTCGGCGGCGTGCTTTACGCCGGCGCGGTGGTGATTCCGCAATTCGCGCAGTCGGTGATCCACTACACGGCGACCTGGGCCGGGTTTATCCTATCCCCCGGCGGCGTGGCGATCATTGTGCTCATTCCGATCATCGGCATGCTGATGCGTTTCGTGCAGACGCGCTTCATTATCGCCGCTGGATTTTTCGTCATGGGTTCGGCGTTCTTCTATTCGTCGCGGCTGACGCCGAACATCGACTTCGGAACGCTCGTCATGATGCGCGCCGCGCAGACGATGGGCCTCGCTTTTCTGTTCGTGCCGATCTCGACCATCGCCTACATCACGCTGCCGCGCCGCCTCAACGGCGACGCCACGGCCCTGTTCTCGATGTTCCGCAATGTGTTCGGCTCGATCGGCATCGCGCTCGCGACCGCGATGATCACCGAGCGCGGGCAGGTTCACCAGGCGCAGCTGTCGAAATGGGCGAACCCCTTCCACGAACCCTTCAATGCGCTGATCGCGACTTACCAGCAATCGTTGATCGCGATGGGCCACGCTGCGGACGCTGCGCATGATATCGCGGTCGGAATGGTCTACCAATCGTTCCGCACCCAGGCGCAGATCCTCGCCTATTCCGACGTCTTTCTGTATACGGGCGTCGTCGCCTTCTGCATCGTGCCGTTCTGCTTCTTCCTGACGGGCAAGAAGGCGTCGCGCGGCGCCGCCGGCGCGGCGCATTGA
- a CDS encoding efflux transporter outer membrane subunit: MTTRKATGLAAAMLACLTIGGCYSVGPDFTAPDPLLPRTSFLGKPEPRAEPEPPRLSEQGSGADWWRTFHDKTLTSLAERVAGANLDIASATVRLGESRAQRGVVASAAFPSINGQASYQRELYSKNGILSLAGPNINAPPISVWQTGFDASWELDIWGRVRRQVESADASLEASEYQRRDILVSTLAELARDYVTLRGAQAQIAILTENLKSASDILELTRTRTAKGLTSDLDVQNAAALVESIKAQLPALQNDVDVNANAISFILDEQPGSLKGELMQAKSRIPAPPRPPLGVPSELARRRPDIRAAEAQLHATTADIGVAVADFYPSVKLNGNLVLNALDAKNLWKGSSLQYQFGPSVSLPIFEAGRLKSTLDLRSQQQQEAAIAYHKTVLSAWHEIVNALNAYSSEQRRRDSLKAQVDHASQALAISRTRYNNGVADFLTVLDAQRTVLQAMQQQAQSTTNVSISLIQLYKALGGGWQTTFPTEPPPPMEAAFAPL; encoded by the coding sequence ATGACGACGAGAAAAGCCACAGGCCTTGCTGCGGCTATGCTGGCGTGCCTCACGATAGGCGGCTGTTATTCGGTCGGACCGGATTTCACGGCGCCTGATCCGCTGCTGCCGCGTACGTCTTTCCTTGGCAAACCGGAGCCGCGCGCGGAGCCGGAGCCGCCACGTTTGAGCGAACAGGGCTCGGGCGCCGACTGGTGGCGGACCTTTCACGACAAGACGCTGACGTCCCTCGCCGAGCGGGTCGCCGGCGCCAATCTCGACATCGCCTCCGCGACCGTGCGGCTCGGCGAAAGCCGGGCGCAGCGCGGAGTCGTCGCCTCCGCCGCCTTCCCCTCGATCAACGGCCAGGCGTCCTACCAGCGCGAACTCTACAGCAAGAACGGCATATTGAGTCTCGCCGGTCCCAACATCAACGCGCCGCCGATCAGCGTCTGGCAAACCGGCTTCGACGCGTCATGGGAGCTCGACATCTGGGGCCGCGTGAGACGGCAGGTCGAATCCGCGGACGCTTCGCTGGAGGCCTCGGAATATCAGCGCCGCGATATTCTCGTGTCGACGCTGGCCGAGCTCGCGCGCGATTATGTAACGCTGCGGGGCGCGCAGGCGCAGATCGCGATCTTGACCGAGAATCTCAAAAGCGCGAGCGACATTCTCGAGCTGACGCGCACGAGAACCGCCAAAGGGCTGACAAGCGACCTCGACGTGCAGAATGCGGCGGCGCTGGTCGAAAGCATCAAGGCGCAGCTGCCGGCGCTGCAAAACGACGTCGACGTCAACGCCAATGCGATCAGCTTCATCCTGGACGAGCAGCCAGGCTCGCTCAAGGGTGAGTTGATGCAGGCGAAAAGCCGCATTCCGGCGCCGCCGCGCCCGCCCCTTGGCGTTCCGTCCGAACTCGCGCGCCGGCGGCCGGACATCCGCGCCGCGGAGGCGCAGCTGCATGCGACGACCGCCGATATCGGCGTCGCCGTGGCCGATTTCTATCCGAGCGTGAAGCTAAACGGCAATCTCGTGCTGAACGCGCTCGACGCCAAAAATTTGTGGAAAGGAAGCTCGCTGCAATATCAGTTCGGGCCGAGCGTCTCGCTGCCGATTTTTGAAGCGGGGCGATTGAAATCGACCCTCGACCTCCGGTCGCAACAGCAGCAGGAAGCGGCGATCGCCTACCACAAGACCGTGCTTTCCGCCTGGCACGAGATTGTCAATGCGCTGAACGCCTACAGCTCCGAGCAGCGCCGCCGCGACAGCCTCAAGGCGCAGGTCGATCACGCCAGTCAGGCTCTCGCGATCTCGCGCACGCGCTACAACAATGGCGTCGCCGATTTTCTGACCGTGCTCGATGCGCAGCGCACGGTGCTCCAGGCGATGCAACAGCAGGCGCAGAGCACGACGAATGTGTCGATCAGCCTGATCCAGCTCTACAAGGCGCTCGGCGGCGGCTGGCAGACGACATTTCCGACGGAGCCGCCGCCGCCCATGGAGGCCGCCTTCGCGCCGCTGTAG
- a CDS encoding histidine phosphatase family protein: MTTRFCLVRHGETDWNAEGRLQGQLDIGLNASGRAQAAAVAARLTACRFDAIFSSDLKRAYDTAVPAGRALGLPVEPTPALRERFFGAFQGLTHAEAKALFPADYARFSARDPEAPLPGDGESLCAFSRRVGGALNHLADELAGQTILIVAHGGVLDMARRLASGQDLRQKRDFTLLNAALNWIERRDGRWAVQGWGDVAHLGGSLDEILDAAGGAGA; encoded by the coding sequence ATGACGACCCGTTTTTGCCTCGTGCGCCATGGCGAGACCGACTGGAACGCCGAAGGGCGCCTCCAGGGCCAGCTTGACATCGGGCTTAACGCCAGCGGTCGCGCGCAGGCCGCAGCCGTCGCCGCGCGGCTCACCGCCTGCCGTTTTGACGCGATCTTCAGCAGCGACCTCAAACGCGCCTATGACACGGCGGTCCCGGCCGGGCGGGCGCTCGGCCTACCGGTCGAGCCGACGCCCGCGCTGCGCGAGCGGTTTTTCGGCGCGTTTCAGGGCCTGACGCATGCCGAGGCGAAGGCGCTTTTTCCGGCCGATTATGCGCGTTTTTCCGCTCGCGATCCCGAGGCGCCGCTGCCGGGCGACGGCGAGAGCCTCTGCGCCTTTTCACGTCGCGTAGGCGGCGCGCTCAATCATCTCGCCGATGAGCTTGCCGGCCAGACCATCCTGATCGTCGCCCATGGCGGCGTCCTCGACATGGCGCGTCGCCTCGCGTCCGGTCAGGATTTGCGGCAAAAACGCGATTTTACGCTGCTCAACGCCGCCCTCAACTGGATCGAACGGCGCGACGGGCGATGGGCTGTGCAGGGATGGGGGGACGTCGCCCATCTTGGCGGATCGCTCGACGAAATTCTGGATGCGGCGGGGGGCGCCGGCGCTTGA
- a CDS encoding DUF6790 family protein, which translates to MNSPLMATIAEFVLSNFAPLLFVAALLIVAFDRGKPLADRTLSWLLLLPIGLGGLWSAFFHLAFPEVAARAIGWMDSPFQFEVGMADLGIGVAGCLAFRASWGFRAAVVVISAIFFFGDSIGHLRQMIVARNFAIDNAGPVFWLDVALPVLSLIALLLSRRARK; encoded by the coding sequence ATGAATTCTCCGCTAATGGCGACAATCGCCGAATTTGTGCTTTCGAACTTTGCGCCGCTGTTGTTCGTCGCGGCGCTGCTTATCGTCGCTTTCGATCGCGGCAAGCCCTTGGCCGATCGCACCTTGTCATGGCTCCTGCTGCTGCCGATCGGTCTCGGCGGGTTGTGGAGCGCATTTTTCCATCTCGCTTTCCCGGAAGTCGCCGCGCGGGCCATCGGCTGGATGGACAGCCCGTTCCAGTTCGAGGTCGGCATGGCCGATCTCGGCATCGGCGTCGCCGGCTGTCTGGCGTTTCGGGCGAGCTGGGGGTTTCGCGCCGCGGTTGTCGTGATCAGCGCGATCTTCTTTTTTGGCGATTCCATCGGGCATTTGCGCCAGATGATCGTGGCTCGCAATTTCGCGATTGATAACGCCGGGCCGGTGTTCTGGCTCGACGTCGCGCTGCCGGTGCTCAGCCTCATCGCGCTGCTGCTGTCGCGGCGCGCGCGCAAATAG
- a CDS encoding zinc-dependent alcohol dehydrogenase family protein has product MQAMIFEGKGKPLVLREVATPSPGAGEVLIKVHACAVCRTDLHVIDGELPRPKLPLIIGHEIAGVVTQLGAGVSRFKLGDRVGVPWLGWTCGTCKFCRSGRENLCDQARFTGYDIDGGYAQFTRADERFAFRLPDDYTDIDAAPLLCAGLIGYRTLRLAGEGRRLGLYGFGAAAHIVAQVARHSGWAIYAFTRPGDAEAQEFAKKCGAVWAGGSDDLPPHKLDAALIFAPVGPLVPAALKVVDKAGTVVCGGIHMSDIPSFPYADLWEERTIRSVANLTRRDAEEFLALAPKIPVRTATTIYPLERANEALDDLRQGRLSGAAVLTPPESSA; this is encoded by the coding sequence ATGCAAGCCATGATCTTTGAAGGCAAGGGCAAGCCGCTCGTCCTGCGCGAGGTGGCGACCCCTTCGCCGGGCGCGGGGGAGGTGCTGATCAAGGTCCATGCCTGCGCCGTCTGCCGCACCGACCTTCATGTCATCGACGGCGAGCTGCCGCGGCCCAAGCTGCCGCTGATCATCGGGCACGAGATCGCGGGCGTGGTGACGCAGCTCGGCGCCGGAGTCAGCCGCTTCAAGCTCGGCGACAGGGTCGGCGTTCCCTGGCTCGGCTGGACCTGCGGCACGTGCAAATTCTGCCGCTCGGGGCGCGAAAATCTCTGCGATCAGGCCCGCTTCACAGGTTACGACATCGACGGCGGCTATGCGCAATTTACGCGCGCCGACGAGCGCTTCGCCTTTCGCCTGCCCGATGACTATACGGACATCGACGCGGCGCCGCTGCTTTGCGCCGGGCTGATCGGCTACCGGACGCTGCGCCTTGCCGGCGAAGGCCGCCGGCTCGGCCTCTACGGCTTTGGCGCCGCCGCGCATATCGTCGCGCAAGTCGCCCGGCATTCAGGCTGGGCGATCTACGCCTTCACCCGGCCGGGCGACGCTGAGGCGCAGGAATTTGCGAAAAAATGCGGCGCGGTCTGGGCGGGCGGCTCAGATGATTTGCCGCCGCACAAGCTCGACGCCGCGCTGATTTTTGCGCCCGTCGGACCGCTGGTCCCGGCCGCCCTCAAGGTGGTGGACAAGGCCGGAACGGTGGTCTGCGGCGGCATCCATATGAGCGATATCCCAAGCTTTCCCTATGCCGATCTGTGGGAGGAGCGGACGATCCGCTCTGTCGCCAATCTCACCCGGCGCGACGCCGAGGAATTTCTGGCGCTCGCCCCGAAAATACCGGTGCGGACGGCGACGACGATCTATCCGCTGGAGCGCGCCAATGAGGCGCTCGACGATCTGCGCCAGGGACGGCTATCGGGCGCCGCCGTGCTGACGCCGCCGGAGAGCTCGGCTTGA